One window of the bacterium genome contains the following:
- the rpsO gene encoding 30S ribosomal protein S15 — protein MPVTKEKKQAIVKAYRLHDSDTGSPEVQIALLSARINEVTTHLETHKTDFSSRRGLLKLVGQRRRLLNYLRDTDIAAYRTLLDNLNLRK, from the coding sequence GTGCCCGTCACAAAGGAAAAGAAGCAAGCGATCGTGAAGGCCTACCGCCTCCACGATTCCGACACCGGTTCACCGGAAGTGCAGATCGCGCTGTTATCGGCGCGGATCAACGAGGTGACCACACATCTGGAGACCCACAAGACCGACTTTTCGTCGCGTCGCGGTCTTCTGAAACTCGTAGGACAGCGGCGGCGGTTGCTGAATTATCTGCGCGACACCGATATTGCGGCGTACCGCACGTTGCTGGACAATCTCAACCTGCGCAAGTAA
- the ribF gene encoding riboflavin biosynthesis protein RibF translates to MVCVGTFDGVHRGHQQAIAVARRHADRLQAPLWILSFHPHPRTVVNPGHAPRLLTLPDERAALFQRYGADGVVIQHFDAAFAALSADEFFRDVVAGALQARMLVAGADFRFGRGRQGDSEWLRGRSGQLPDGVEIVELLEDVPGHKIGSAEIRNALMDNAFDRAIELLGHPYPVTGEVVPGLRKGREIGYPTWNLALPQVKLPPPVGVYAGWTFRQTPRPGMAYYGSNPTFGGQAPRLEINILAGSAEERSPRHPTECFWLTEFIRPEVAFADPAELIRQLADDERTVRRRLGV, encoded by the coding sequence GTGGTCTGCGTCGGCACCTTCGATGGTGTCCATCGCGGCCACCAGCAGGCCATCGCCGTGGCACGCCGTCATGCCGACCGTTTACAGGCCCCGCTCTGGATTCTCAGTTTTCATCCGCATCCCCGCACCGTGGTCAACCCCGGCCATGCGCCGCGTCTGCTCACGCTGCCCGATGAACGCGCCGCGCTTTTCCAGCGCTATGGTGCCGATGGTGTGGTGATCCAACATTTCGATGCCGCCTTCGCGGCGCTGAGCGCCGATGAATTCTTCCGCGATGTCGTGGCCGGCGCCCTGCAGGCCAGGATGCTGGTCGCCGGCGCGGATTTCCGCTTCGGCAGAGGACGGCAGGGTGACAGCGAGTGGCTGCGCGGACGGAGCGGGCAACTTCCCGATGGAGTAGAGATTGTCGAACTGCTCGAAGATGTCCCCGGGCACAAGATCGGGTCCGCCGAAATACGTAACGCCTTGATGGACAATGCCTTTGATCGGGCCATTGAACTTCTCGGTCACCCCTACCCGGTGACCGGCGAAGTGGTGCCGGGCCTGAGAAAGGGGAGGGAGATCGGATATCCCACTTGGAATCTGGCCCTGCCGCAAGTTAAATTGCCACCGCCAGTTGGGGTGTATGCCGGGTGGACTTTCCGGCAAACGCCACGGCCGGGCATGGCGTATTATGGGTCTAACCCGACGTTCGGGGGGCAAGCACCGCGTTTGGAGATCAATATCCTCGCCGGTTCTGCGGAAGAGCGATCGCCTCGCCATCCGACCGAATGCTTCTGGTTAACCGAGTTCATCCGTCCGGAGGTGGCCTTTGCCGATCCGGCGGAGTTGATTCGCCAATTGGCTGACGACGAACGGACGGTTCGTCGACGGCTTGGGGTTTAA